The Diceros bicornis minor isolate mBicDic1 unplaced genomic scaffold, mDicBic1.mat.cur scaffold_158_ctg1, whole genome shotgun sequence genome has a window encoding:
- the LOC131402567 gene encoding collagen alpha-1(I) chain-like codes for MASKQSKWYCRAWTPPPANSPTSPGPRAGPPAAGMEASTPGRGRAPGPPAAGMEASTPGRGRAPGPPAAGMEASTPGRGRAPGPLRREWKLPLLAGGARGRGGAAAPPERGQRESRQAPRPGAARGNSPLSFRNPGPLLSRTPPPTTFQLERLDEDTRPPSSPLQGRRHPRQSRLPRSEKSSVEGAPDPAARPGAGEEEGDLLRGRGGAGRALSKFGAHGGRHSEGSAIDASHRREGGTWSWEKFPHAKNMSTNSKWTPGCSPPFKRSLSPSTTAGAARSPLGLREPGSFFPEKEGRVALRLETDSFGSLSVRRRGRHFVGCRPSARRPSSRSAGWGQLQLAYLFVAERGDPRLPLVELLLEVAVLRKHGGAGSGRRPRGLQCAGQPAGRSPPPAARPKFPAASRTRGGRAAPRGAAYLWLPPHRGSSRGGAGPEATRRRAPSRASLQAGVRVRSSHPEAGSRRGPLPTPPAMQILRRGRGRRARVPGAPTAYLVAREFHGERLGRLCSSIPGTWAALFAHFGPGSREVARLRGGGSGRARTGSPGRGDASPLPHGRKGGGSGEGEERRPGAAAAQLLRLPGKLRRVPGLPARPGAWPPRRREPRAAPRAPARRRPPPPAGRDYISSGARAWISLGLGKVVLRLDANSAVPGWSGPGRRGAVPEPAARPAPAPRARAHCRPAAARRPERRTKAAARRGANSPARRWGRPARGRSGRALLLPPPPPQPNPRKAGRPA; via the exons atGGCATCAAAGCAATCAAAATGGTACTGCCGGGCCTGGACCCCTCCCCCCGCGAACTCCCCGACTTCGCCGGGGCCGCGCGCCGGGCCCCCTGCGGCGGGAATGGAAGCTTCCACTCCAGGCCGGGGCCGCGCGCCGGGCCCCCCTGCGGCGGGAATGGAAGCTTCCACTCCTGGCCGGGGCCGCGCGCCGGGCCCCCCTGCGGCGGGAATGGAAGCTTCCACTCCAGGCCGGGGGCGCGCGCCGGGCCCCCTACGGCGGGAATGGAAGCTTCCACTCCTGGCCGGGGGCGCGCGCGGCCGGGGAGGGGCCGCGGCACCGCCAGAGAGGGGTCAACGCGAGTCCAGGCAGGCGCCCCGGCCAGGCGCGGCCCGCGGGAACAGCCCTCTTTCCTTCCGCAACCCCGGCCCCCTCCTCTCCCGCACGCCCCCTCCCACCACTTTTCAACTTGAAAGACTCGACGAGGACACCCGGCCTCCCAGTTCTCCTCTCCAGGGTCGCCGCCACCCCCGCCAATCTCGTCTCCCCCGCTCCGAGAAGTCCTCCGTGGAGGGGGCACCGGATCCGGCCGCCCGGCCCggagctggggaggaggaaggggacctGCTccgcggccggggcggggcggggcgggcgctgTCCAAGTTTGGTGCTCACGGCGGCCGGCATTCCGAAGGAAGCGCGATCGACG CCTCACACCGGCGTGAAGGGGGGACATGGAGCTGGGAGAAATTTCCACATGCCAAAAACATGTCCACCAACTCAAAATGGACGCCGGGCTGCTCGCCGCCTTTTAAGCGCAGCCTCTCTCCTTCGACCACTGCCGGAGCCGCGCGCTCCCCGCTCGGCCTCCGAGAACCCGGCTCTTTCTTTCCAGAAAAGGAGGGGCGGGTAGCTCTGAGGCTGGAGACAGACTCCTTTGGGAGTCTGAGCGTGCGGCGCCGAGGCCGGCACTTTGTAGGGTGCCGCCCCAGTGCCCGGCGACCCTCGTCCCGCAGCGCGGGGTGGGGACAGCTCCAGCTCGCTTACTTGTTTGTCGCTGAGCGCGGCGATCCGCGGCTGCCTCTCGTGGAGCTGCTTCTTGAGGTCGCTGTTCTGCGGAAACACGGAGGAGCGGGCTCAGGCCGGCGGCCCCGGGGGCTCCAGTGCGCCGGGCAGCCCGCGGGCCGCAGCCCCCCGCCCGCAGCGCGCCCCAAGTTCCCGGCCGCGTCCCGCACGCGCGGCGGCCGGGCAGCGCCGCGCGGGGCCGCTTACCTGTGGCTGCCGCCTCATCGGGGCAGctcgcggggcggggcggggcccgaGGCCACCCGGCGGCGCGCCCCGAGCCGTGCAAGTCTGCAGGCCGGGGTGCGTGTGcga TCCTCCCACCCCGAGGCAGGCTCGAGGAGGGGCCCCCTCCCGACACCTCCAGCCATGCAGATCCTGCGACGAGGAAGAGGACGCCGGGCTCGGGTCCCTGGGGCCCCCACCGCCTACCTGGTGGCGCGCGAGTTCCACGGCGAGCGCCTCGGGCGGCTCTGCAGCTCCATCCCGGGAACTTGGGCAGCACTTTTCGCTCACTTTGGCCCCGGCTCCCGGGAAGTTGCGCGGCTCCGCGGGGGCGGGAGCGGGCGGGCGCGCACCGGGTCTCCGGGCCGGGGGGACGCGAGCCCCCTCCCCCACGGCCGAAAGGGAGGGGGGTCTGGCGAGGGGGAAGAAAGGCGGCCGGGCGCCGCGGCCGCCCAACTCCTCAGGCTGCCCGGCAAGTTGCGCCGGGTCCCCGGGCTGCCGGCGCGGCCCGGCGCATGGCCCCCCCGGCGCCGGGAGCCCCGCGCAGCCCCGCGCgcgcccgcccgccgccgcccgccgccgcccgccggcaGGGACTATATTTCCTCCGGCGCGCGCGCCTGGATCTCGCTGGGCCTCGGCAAAGTTGTGCTTCGGCTCGATGCTAATTCGGCAGTGCCCGGATGGAGCGGGCCGGGGCGGCGGGGGGCGGTGCCGGAgcccgccgcccgccccgcccccgccccgcgcgcGCGTGCGCACTGCCGCCCCGCCGCGGCCCGGCGCCCCGAGCGGAGAACAAAAGCGGCCGCGCGGAGGGGCGCAAACTCGCCGGCCCGCCGCTGGGGGCGGCCAGCCCGGGGCCGCTCGGGCCGGGCGCTCCTCCTCCCTCCGCCGCCTCCCCAGCCAAACCCGAGGAAAGCGGGGCGCCCGGCCTAA